The Paratractidigestivibacter faecalis DNA segment CGTTATCGTCAAGTGGCTGCAGGAGGAGAAGAACCTCGACGTCATCGCCATCTGCGGCAACGTTGGCCAGGACGAGAAGGACCTCTCCTGGATCAAGCAGAAGGCCCTCGACATGGGCGCCATTGCCTCTGAGGCCGTCGACATGCGCGAGGAGTACGCCGAGAAGATCCTGTCCAAGGCCATCTGGGCCAACGGCAAGTACGAGGGCGTCTACCCGCTGCTCTCTGCCCTTTCTCGCCCGCTGATCTCCAAGCACCTCGTTGACATCGCCCACCAGTACGGCGCCAAGTACGTGGCCCACGGCTGCACCGGCAAGGGCAACGACCAGGTGCGCTTTGAGACCTGCATCCGCGCTCTCGACCCCGAGCTCGAGATCATCGCCCCGGTCCGCGTCTGGGACCTCACCACGCGTGACTCCGAGATGGAGTGGGCCAAGCAGCACGGCGTGCCCGTGCCCACCACGCACAAGAAGCCCTACTCCATCGACGACAATCTCTGGGCCGCGCCATCGAGTGCGGCGTCCTTGAGGACACCTGGAACAAGCCGCCCGCGGACATCTGGACGATGACCAAGAACCTCGACGAGTGCCCCGCCGACCCCGAGGAGGTCGTGATCTCCTTCGAGCAGGGCGTCCCGACCGCCATCAACGGCGAGAAGATGCCGCTGCTTGACCTCATCATCAAGTGCAACGAGATTGCCGGCCGTAACGGCTTTGGCCGCATCGACATGATCGAGGACCGCGTCGTGGGCATCAAGAGCCGCGAGTGCTACGAGTGCCCCGCCGCCCTGCTGCTCATCCAGGCCCACCAGTCCCT contains these protein-coding regions:
- a CDS encoding argininosuccinate synthase domain-containing protein yields the protein MAEKEKVVLAYSGGLDTSVIVKWLQEEKNLDVIAICGNVGQDEKDLSWIKQKALDMGAIASEAVDMREEYAEKILSKAIWANGKYEGVYPLLSALSRPLISKHLVDIAHQYGAKYVAHGCTGKGNDQVRFETCIRALDPELEIIAPVRVWDLTTRDSEMEWAKQHGVPVPTTHKKPYSIDDNLWAAPSSAASLRTPGTSRPRTSGR